One window from the genome of Natronomonas pharaonis DSM 2160 encodes:
- a CDS encoding amidohydrolase: MSTLQITGGQVLTPELTVRTADVLADSETGEILAVGDTAAGDRTLDAEGCLVVPGLVNTHCHAAMTLLRGYADDKPLDRWLQEDIWPVEAELTPEDIRAGTRLGLVELLKNGVTAVGDMYFEVPEVAAAVEEAGIRARLGHGIVTVGKDEADARADFEEGLAVARELDGAADGRVRTALMPHSLTTADPDLIAEFVPRARDAGVPIHYHANETTDEVDPIVDERGVRPLEFADELGLLDEGDFIAHGVHVDETEIELLAERGVGVAHCPASNMKLASGIAPVQEFLDAGVTVGIGTDGPASNNDLDVVDEMRDAAMVGKLGADDAAAVAAPDIVNAATAGGAETLGFDAGRVEAGALADLAIVDLDAPHLTPSHDLVSHLAYAVRGSDVRHTVVGGEVIVEDREVRTLDAGAVKREAERHAAELVSRAEGD, translated from the coding sequence ATGAGCACACTCCAGATTACCGGTGGACAGGTTCTTACGCCGGAGCTTACGGTTCGAACAGCCGACGTTCTCGCCGACAGCGAGACGGGCGAGATACTCGCCGTCGGCGACACGGCGGCGGGTGACCGGACGCTCGACGCTGAGGGCTGTCTCGTCGTTCCCGGTCTCGTTAACACGCACTGCCACGCTGCGATGACACTGCTGCGTGGCTACGCCGACGACAAGCCGCTCGACCGGTGGCTCCAAGAGGACATCTGGCCGGTCGAGGCGGAGCTAACGCCCGAAGATATCCGCGCCGGCACCCGGCTCGGGCTCGTCGAGCTACTCAAAAACGGCGTCACAGCCGTCGGGGACATGTACTTCGAGGTCCCCGAGGTCGCCGCCGCAGTCGAGGAAGCCGGCATCCGCGCCCGCCTCGGGCACGGTATCGTCACCGTCGGCAAGGACGAAGCCGACGCCCGCGCCGACTTCGAAGAGGGGCTCGCCGTCGCCCGCGAACTCGACGGCGCGGCCGACGGTCGGGTCCGGACGGCGCTGATGCCCCACTCGCTGACGACGGCCGACCCGGACCTGATTGCGGAGTTCGTTCCGAGAGCGCGCGATGCCGGCGTCCCGATTCACTACCATGCCAACGAGACAACTGACGAGGTCGACCCCATCGTCGACGAACGCGGGGTTCGCCCGCTGGAGTTCGCCGACGAACTGGGACTGCTCGACGAGGGAGATTTCATCGCCCACGGCGTCCACGTCGATGAAACCGAAATCGAGCTACTCGCCGAGCGTGGCGTCGGCGTCGCCCACTGTCCGGCTTCGAATATGAAGCTCGCAAGCGGCATCGCGCCGGTACAGGAGTTTCTCGACGCCGGCGTCACCGTCGGTATCGGCACCGACGGGCCGGCATCGAACAACGACCTCGACGTCGTCGACGAAATGCGTGACGCGGCGATGGTCGGCAAGTTGGGCGCTGATGACGCCGCCGCGGTCGCTGCACCTGACATCGTCAACGCAGCGACCGCCGGCGGCGCGGAGACACTCGGGTTCGATGCCGGCCGCGTCGAAGCCGGCGCGCTCGCTGACCTCGCCATCGTCGACCTCGATGCGCCACATCTCACCCCGTCCCACGACCTCGTGAGCCATCTGGCCTACGCGGTCCGTGGCAGCGATGTCAGACACACCGTCGTTGGCGGCGAGGTCATCGTCGAGGACCGCGAGGTCCGCACACTCGATGCGGGAGCGGTCAAGCGGGAGGCCGAACGGCACGCGGCAGAGCTCGTCAGTCGTGCCGAGGGCGATTGA
- a CDS encoding RNA-guided endonuclease InsQ/TnpB family protein, translating into MEVRRTLPVKLLVADSNRDALLETIDQYKDCANETSDHCWDENDYKKTAKYAVKDELYHDLKAEHDLTANLVQQAIFQAVEAVKAGVERLEKNEDTSQPEFTADTARYDKRAATFHDDHVSLSTVDGRIEADYVLPVDETNTPFEEYLNGDEWEFRTSTLHYKPFDDEFWLHIGFKRNKEATDSTQPDAAVPEHNTVLGIDLGVENLAVASTGTFWTGDELDHWHREFQQRRGNLQQVGSQEAHRTLQRVSKKETAYYKQYLHVVANEIVEEAVEHDCSVIAFEDLTDIRKRAQGATWHHRWRFNRLYEYVEYKAKAYGIDVEELERSPQAKTVPAYYTSQRCSSCGLTHEDNRPTQAHFECQKCGYENHADYNAAKNVAVRCCRRLLRRNQTGGDGGAPVDVALNGGTMTVNV; encoded by the coding sequence ATGGAAGTGCGTCGGACGCTCCCTGTCAAACTCCTCGTGGCCGACAGCAACAGAGACGCACTTCTCGAAACCATCGACCAGTACAAAGACTGTGCGAACGAAACCAGCGACCACTGCTGGGACGAAAACGACTACAAAAAAACAGCCAAGTACGCTGTCAAAGACGAACTGTACCACGACCTCAAAGCAGAGCACGACTTGACGGCGAATCTCGTCCAGCAAGCCATCTTCCAAGCCGTCGAAGCCGTCAAAGCTGGTGTCGAACGACTCGAAAAGAACGAAGACACTAGCCAACCCGAGTTTACCGCTGACACCGCTCGCTACGACAAACGTGCTGCGACCTTCCACGACGACCATGTTTCCTTGTCGACCGTGGACGGGCGTATCGAGGCTGACTATGTTCTCCCGGTAGACGAGACAAACACACCGTTCGAAGAGTACCTCAACGGCGACGAGTGGGAGTTCCGCACCAGCACACTCCACTACAAGCCCTTCGACGACGAGTTCTGGCTGCACATCGGCTTCAAACGGAACAAGGAAGCCACCGACAGCACCCAACCTGACGCCGCTGTCCCCGAGCACAACACAGTCCTCGGGATCGACCTCGGCGTCGAAAACCTCGCTGTCGCATCAACCGGGACGTTTTGGACGGGCGACGAGCTCGACCACTGGCACCGTGAGTTTCAACAGCGGCGGGGTAACCTCCAACAAGTCGGCTCACAGGAGGCTCACCGCACGCTCCAACGTGTGAGCAAGAAAGAAACGGCCTACTACAAGCAGTATCTCCACGTCGTCGCCAACGAGATTGTCGAGGAGGCGGTCGAACACGACTGTTCGGTAATCGCCTTCGAGGATTTAACTGACATCCGCAAACGAGCACAGGGAGCGACATGGCATCATCGCTGGCGGTTTAACCGCCTGTATGAGTACGTCGAGTACAAAGCGAAGGCTTACGGGATCGACGTTGAGGAGTTAGAACGGAGCCCACAGGCGAAGACGGTGCCAGCCTACTACACATCCCAGCGATGCAGCAGTTGTGGGCTTACCCACGAGGACAACCGCCCCACGCAAGCGCACTTCGAGTGCCAGAAGTGTGGCTACGAGAATCATGCCGACTACAACGCCGCCAAGAACGTGGCAGTACGCTGCTGTCGGCGGCTACTCCGTCGCAACCAGACTGGGGGCGACGGAGGCGCACCCGTAGACGTCGCGCTGAATGGCGGGACGATGACCGTGAACGTGTAA
- a CDS encoding DsrE/DsrF/DrsH-like family protein, whose protein sequence is MSTETPADAEPSEEPNDGTAVSPEAVAELQARIDDLETELADLRAEREADSDKMVIIATKGTLDMAYPPLILASTAAAFGYDVTVFHTFWGLDIVHEENSKNLKLSSVGNPNMPVPNAIAALPGMDRMTTRMMRGKIEANDVATVEELVRTSLDSGVDLQACQMTIDLLGYDEDDFYDGVTTGVGAASAFQEMQEADIQLLV, encoded by the coding sequence ATGAGCACGGAGACGCCAGCCGACGCCGAGCCGTCGGAGGAGCCCAACGACGGGACAGCAGTCTCGCCCGAGGCGGTCGCCGAACTCCAAGCGCGAATCGACGACCTGGAGACCGAACTCGCAGACCTGCGGGCCGAGAGAGAGGCCGACTCCGACAAGATGGTGATTATCGCGACGAAGGGGACGCTCGACATGGCGTATCCGCCGCTCATCCTTGCGAGCACAGCCGCCGCCTTCGGCTACGACGTCACCGTCTTCCACACGTTCTGGGGACTCGACATCGTTCACGAGGAAAACTCAAAGAACCTCAAGCTGAGCTCCGTCGGGAATCCGAACATGCCAGTCCCGAACGCTATCGCGGCGCTGCCCGGGATGGACCGGATGACGACGCGAATGATGCGCGGAAAAATCGAGGCCAACGACGTTGCGACGGTCGAAGAGCTCGTCCGAACCTCCCTCGACAGCGGCGTCGACCTGCAGGCCTGTCAGATGACCATCGACCTGCTCGGGTACGACGAGGACGACTTCTACGACGGCGTGACGACCGGCGTCGGTGCTGCTTCGGCCTTCCAGGAGATGCAAGAGGCCGACATCCAGCTACTCGTGTAA
- a CDS encoding sulfurtransferase TusA family protein, with the protein MSTDATETLDVKGENCPMPVIKTKGAFDDLDAGDTLEVVATDAGSLSDIEGWADSTDGAELLDQEEAEEDGAAVYKHYLRKTE; encoded by the coding sequence ATGAGTACCGACGCAACCGAGACCCTCGACGTGAAAGGAGAGAACTGCCCGATGCCGGTCATCAAAACCAAAGGCGCCTTCGACGACCTCGACGCCGGCGACACACTGGAAGTGGTCGCGACGGACGCCGGGAGCCTCAGCGATATCGAAGGCTGGGCCGACTCGACTGACGGGGCAGAGCTACTCGACCAAGAGGAGGCCGAAGAGGACGGAGCCGCCGTCTACAAGCATTACCTCCGGAAGACCGAGTGA
- a CDS encoding MBL fold metallo-hydrolase, with protein MDPEAMDFPTPDATVESTTPRELKERIDAGEPVTLLDARMESDYEEWRIDGDTVESINIPYFEFLDEDIDDDVLASVPDDEHVTVLCAKGGASEYVAGALADRGYDVDHLADGMNGWASIYEPHEVTGYDGAGTLLQYQRPSSGCLGYFLYHDGEAAVIDPLRAFTDRYLDDADELGVELRYAFDTHVHADHVSGLRDLAAEGVEAVLPGPAADRGVTYTDEVTLTQDGDTFPVGEATIETVFTPGHTTGMTSYLVDEGFLATGDGLFIESVARPDLEEGDEGAPDAARTLYQSLQERVRTLPDETLIGGAHFSDAAAPASDGTYTATLGALDSRMDALSMDEDEFVDLVLSDMPPRPANYEDIIETNLGQREIDDEEAFTLELGPNNCAASQDALTGD; from the coding sequence ATGGACCCCGAAGCGATGGATTTCCCGACGCCCGACGCGACGGTCGAGTCGACGACCCCGCGGGAACTCAAAGAACGCATCGACGCCGGCGAGCCGGTGACGCTGCTCGATGCCCGCATGGAAAGCGACTACGAGGAGTGGCGAATCGACGGCGACACCGTCGAAAGCATCAACATCCCGTACTTCGAGTTCCTCGACGAGGACATCGACGACGATGTTCTCGCGTCGGTACCCGACGACGAACACGTGACCGTTCTCTGTGCGAAAGGCGGTGCGAGCGAGTACGTGGCGGGCGCGCTTGCCGACCGTGGCTACGACGTCGACCACCTCGCCGACGGGATGAACGGGTGGGCGTCGATTTATGAGCCCCACGAGGTCACTGGCTACGATGGGGCCGGAACGCTGTTGCAGTACCAGCGCCCGTCGAGCGGCTGTCTGGGCTACTTCCTCTATCACGACGGTGAGGCGGCGGTCATCGACCCGCTGCGTGCCTTTACTGACCGATACCTCGATGACGCCGACGAACTCGGCGTTGAACTGCGGTACGCCTTCGACACCCACGTTCATGCCGACCACGTTTCGGGGCTCCGCGACCTCGCAGCGGAAGGCGTCGAGGCCGTCCTCCCCGGCCCAGCGGCCGACCGCGGCGTCACCTACACCGACGAGGTGACACTGACACAAGACGGCGACACCTTCCCGGTCGGCGAGGCGACAATAGAGACGGTCTTTACCCCCGGCCACACCACCGGGATGACATCGTATCTGGTCGACGAGGGCTTCCTCGCGACCGGCGACGGGCTCTTTATCGAGAGCGTTGCCCGTCCCGACCTCGAAGAGGGTGACGAAGGCGCGCCCGACGCCGCGCGAACGCTGTATCAGTCGCTTCAAGAGCGGGTACGTACACTCCCCGACGAGACGCTCATCGGTGGGGCACACTTTAGCGACGCCGCCGCCCCGGCGTCGGACGGCACCTACACCGCGACGCTCGGGGCCCTCGACTCACGGATGGACGCCCTCTCGATGGATGAAGACGAGTTCGTCGACCTCGTGCTCTCGGATATGCCACCCCGCCCGGCCAACTACGAGGATATCATCGAGACCAACCTCGGGCAGCGGGAAATCGACGACGAGGAAGCGTTCACCCTTGAGCTGGGGCCGAACAACTGTGCTGCCAGTCAAGATGCGCTCACCGGTGACTGA
- a CDS encoding YeeE/YedE family protein: protein MIAAFLGSGAVESLFPNGISRYAVGGVLVGLGTALIYAGTGIPAGASTFLESTLSYVSEQSRFQQYRPSRDWRVVFTGGIVAGAAIYALTFQSGFVTSSLYTPGTTGQLHDVGGFAAWTTDVSPWRLFVGGVLVGVGTRIGKGCTSGHGICGVGSVSRTSLIGVVTFLVVAILTANAVSALGVGI, encoded by the coding sequence ATGATCGCCGCGTTTCTCGGCTCCGGCGCCGTCGAATCGCTGTTCCCGAACGGCATCTCCAGATACGCCGTGGGCGGCGTTCTCGTCGGGCTCGGGACCGCGCTCATCTACGCCGGCACCGGCATCCCGGCGGGTGCGAGCACGTTTCTCGAATCGACGCTGTCGTACGTCTCCGAACAGTCGCGGTTCCAGCAATACCGACCGTCGCGTGATTGGCGGGTCGTTTTCACCGGTGGCATCGTCGCTGGGGCGGCTATCTACGCTCTGACCTTCCAGTCCGGCTTTGTCACGAGCAGCCTCTATACGCCGGGAACGACCGGTCAGCTCCACGATGTCGGCGGCTTCGCCGCGTGGACGACCGACGTCAGCCCGTGGCGGCTGTTCGTCGGTGGCGTTCTCGTTGGCGTCGGCACTCGCATCGGGAAAGGCTGTACCTCCGGCCACGGCATCTGCGGTGTCGGCTCGGTTTCGCGGACATCGCTCATCGGCGTCGTCACCTTCCTCGTCGTCGCCATTCTGACCGCCAACGCTGTCTCCGCGCTGGGGGTGGGCATCTGA
- a CDS encoding YeeE/YedE family protein, with protein sequence MADRHPLFIPLVLAGGLVFGFGLGFSHMARPEVVLAFLTFDDLGLLFVMFGGAAVAGLTFWVLPRLLSVAPLTGMAYGRRLKSFDRNVLFGGAIFGVGWGLSGICPGAAYASLGVGNWPILYAVVGMFLGAYAQGVWRSRRAPDG encoded by the coding sequence ATGGCTGACCGACATCCGCTCTTTATACCGCTGGTGCTCGCCGGGGGGCTCGTCTTCGGCTTCGGGCTCGGTTTCAGCCACATGGCTCGGCCCGAAGTCGTTCTCGCGTTTCTGACGTTCGACGACCTCGGACTGTTGTTTGTGATGTTCGGCGGCGCAGCCGTGGCCGGTCTCACCTTCTGGGTGCTGCCGCGGCTGCTGTCTGTAGCCCCGCTGACAGGGATGGCCTACGGCCGACGGCTGAAATCGTTCGACCGGAACGTGCTCTTCGGTGGCGCCATCTTCGGCGTCGGGTGGGGGCTGTCGGGCATCTGCCCGGGCGCAGCCTACGCCAGCCTCGGCGTCGGCAACTGGCCGATTCTCTACGCCGTCGTCGGGATGTTCCTCGGCGCGTACGCACAAGGGGTCTGGCGGAGCCGGCGCGCACCCGATGGGTGA
- a CDS encoding DUF502 domain-containing protein — MLSSSWKRDIASGLIVLVPLLVTAYVVAFIYQAIANLPLFEEALGGLPVAVRVVVTLVLFVLLVLSVGYLMRTTAGDLLEEALDNVMNRLPGLRVVYNASKMAVETAVSGTDDLQTPVKLETWNGMRMTAFKTGQQTEDGRDMLFLPTAPNITTGFVIEVEPDRYTELDESVEEALTRVLSAGFGERNTQSIQIDVTEGPPTAKTEKRPSSDSE; from the coding sequence ATGCTGTCGTCCTCGTGGAAACGCGACATCGCGAGCGGGCTCATCGTTCTGGTTCCGCTCCTTGTTACTGCCTACGTCGTCGCGTTCATCTATCAGGCGATTGCCAACCTCCCGCTGTTCGAGGAGGCCCTCGGAGGGCTCCCCGTCGCCGTTCGCGTCGTCGTTACGCTCGTGCTGTTCGTACTGCTTGTCCTCTCTGTCGGCTACTTGATGCGGACGACCGCCGGCGACCTACTGGAGGAAGCGCTCGACAACGTCATGAACCGCCTGCCCGGTCTGCGGGTCGTCTACAATGCGTCGAAAATGGCCGTCGAAACGGCCGTCAGCGGCACCGACGACCTCCAGACGCCCGTCAAACTGGAGACGTGGAACGGGATGCGGATGACCGCGTTCAAGACCGGCCAGCAGACCGAAGACGGCCGCGACATGCTCTTTTTGCCGACCGCGCCGAACATCACGACCGGGTTCGTCATCGAGGTCGAACCCGACCGCTACACTGAACTCGACGAAAGCGTCGAAGAGGCACTCACGCGCGTTCTCAGCGCTGGCTTCGGCGAACGGAACACCCAAAGCATTCAAATCGATGTCACGGAGGGGCCGCCGACAGCCAAGACCGAGAAGCGTCCGTCGTCCGATTCGGAGTAG
- a CDS encoding CDP-2,3-bis-(O-geranylgeranyl)-sn-glycerol synthase: MVAETVAIAVWAMLPAYVPNNVAVLAGGGRPIDGGRTLDKLTDEDGVLYDENRILGDGKTWRGTAFGTAAGVVLALLLNQLQPFVAGTVGVPQFPIAAAVALAFGAMLGDILASFLKRRTGRQRGAAFPGVDQLDFVIVSLALTAIVATGWFLATFTLPVLVAIFVLTPVLHVSTNGLAYAFGLKDEPW; this comes from the coding sequence ATGGTAGCCGAAACGGTCGCGATAGCGGTCTGGGCGATGCTACCGGCGTACGTCCCCAACAACGTCGCGGTACTCGCCGGCGGTGGTCGCCCGATAGACGGCGGCCGGACGCTCGACAAACTCACTGACGAAGACGGTGTCCTCTACGACGAAAACCGGATACTCGGCGATGGAAAGACGTGGCGCGGCACCGCCTTCGGGACCGCCGCCGGTGTCGTCCTCGCCTTGCTGCTCAACCAGCTACAGCCGTTCGTTGCCGGTACTGTCGGCGTCCCGCAGTTCCCGATTGCGGCCGCCGTCGCGTTAGCGTTCGGCGCGATGCTCGGCGACATCCTCGCGTCCTTCCTAAAACGCCGGACCGGCCGCCAGCGCGGCGCTGCCTTCCCCGGTGTCGACCAGCTCGATTTCGTCATCGTCTCGCTTGCGCTGACGGCCATCGTCGCCACCGGCTGGTTCCTTGCGACGTTTACACTCCCGGTGCTCGTAGCGATTTTCGTCCTGACGCCGGTGCTCCACGTCTCGACGAACGGCCTCGCCTACGCCTTCGGGCTGAAAGACGAACCGTGGTAG
- a CDS encoding DUF2157 domain-containing protein has protein sequence MDPDRLADEVDQWVRDGIITESQAEAILQRYDTEATGRSRVVVALSVVGAALVFVGVALFFATRWAGLPTLLRGAVLVAAPSLAYAGGVVGYRRGTPRVGLALCLLGATLVGPSLFLLGDLFSVTFAEQWLLFAWSLAAVSTGHLLVSRVGVGLGLALVTALVAVLADPGDPLPPVAFFGIAVFGLASINDGRIARTYRLVGVVVTLAGLLGLTTLDGRFDRFDVGPTVFLFVTAAAALTSADWLLHIDATRDFEWATGAFLAVVAATALAVAAPGWIPSILAFAGIHAAMLAAVLATGYLGYRTGSRTLVDIATVAALVQTLSAVASTVVDSLSGAVALVAAGVVLLAAGVAIERGRRSVLSRLG, from the coding sequence ATGGACCCCGACAGGCTGGCCGACGAGGTAGACCAGTGGGTCCGGGACGGCATTATCACCGAATCGCAGGCCGAGGCGATTCTCCAGCGATACGACACCGAAGCAACCGGCCGCTCGCGGGTCGTCGTTGCGCTTTCGGTCGTCGGTGCCGCGCTCGTCTTCGTCGGCGTCGCGCTGTTTTTCGCGACCCGTTGGGCTGGTCTGCCAACGCTTCTCCGAGGAGCGGTCCTCGTCGCTGCGCCGTCGCTCGCGTATGCCGGCGGGGTGGTCGGCTATCGCCGCGGGACGCCACGCGTCGGGCTGGCGCTGTGTCTGCTCGGCGCGACACTCGTGGGGCCGTCGCTGTTCCTGCTTGGTGACCTGTTTTCGGTGACGTTTGCGGAGCAGTGGCTGCTGTTCGCGTGGAGTCTCGCCGCGGTTTCGACCGGCCACCTGCTTGTCTCCCGCGTCGGTGTCGGTCTGGGGCTCGCATTGGTGACAGCACTCGTCGCCGTTCTCGCCGACCCGGGCGACCCGCTGCCGCCGGTGGCGTTTTTCGGCATCGCCGTCTTCGGGCTCGCAAGCATCAACGACGGCCGCATCGCCCGGACGTACCGCCTCGTGGGGGTCGTCGTCACGCTCGCTGGATTGCTTGGGCTCACGACGCTTGACGGCCGCTTCGACCGGTTCGATGTCGGCCCGACAGTGTTCCTGTTCGTTACTGCGGCGGCGGCGCTGACAAGCGCCGACTGGCTGCTCCACATCGACGCAACACGGGACTTCGAGTGGGCGACCGGCGCGTTTCTCGCCGTCGTTGCGGCGACGGCGCTGGCCGTTGCGGCACCGGGCTGGATACCATCGATACTCGCTTTCGCCGGCATCCACGCCGCGATGCTCGCGGCCGTCCTCGCGACCGGCTACCTCGGCTATCGAACCGGTTCACGGACGCTCGTCGACATCGCCACCGTCGCCGCGCTGGTACAGACACTTTCGGCTGTCGCGTCGACGGTCGTTGACTCGCTCTCGGGAGCCGTCGCGCTCGTTGCTGCCGGCGTCGTGTTGCTGGCGGCCGGGGTCGCAATCGAGCGCGGTCGCCGGTCGGTGCTGTCACGGCTCGGATAG
- a CDS encoding tetratricopeptide repeat protein — translation MTDDEPSDHAFSAGQGFEDPYEGFDIDPPELDVDPGMVDPVDSRVVADMLDRRQISDNAVDAESLLDVGLEYMRINRFEQATDALERAASFADDETIEQEAWVNKGAAHAELEEHQRAIDAYREALRIDDESEHAASAETNLAYALWNDGRSEQALEHAERAVELDQRFAQGWYNRGFFLLERGLAEDAVSCFDNAIRLGYRNADVLQEKARALEEIGEDEKATELAEEAEELRQEAERELVDQQ, via the coding sequence ATGACAGACGACGAGCCGAGCGACCACGCGTTTTCGGCGGGCCAGGGCTTTGAGGACCCCTACGAGGGCTTCGACATCGACCCGCCGGAGCTAGATGTCGACCCGGGGATGGTCGACCCGGTCGACTCCCGCGTTGTCGCCGATATGCTCGACCGGCGGCAGATTTCCGACAACGCCGTCGACGCCGAATCCCTCCTCGATGTAGGGCTTGAATACATGCGTATCAACCGGTTCGAGCAGGCGACCGACGCTCTCGAACGTGCCGCCTCGTTCGCCGACGACGAGACCATCGAACAGGAGGCATGGGTGAACAAGGGTGCCGCCCACGCCGAACTTGAAGAGCACCAGCGGGCCATCGATGCCTACCGCGAGGCGCTCCGTATCGACGACGAGTCCGAACACGCCGCCTCCGCGGAGACGAACCTCGCCTACGCGCTGTGGAACGACGGCCGGAGCGAACAGGCGCTTGAACACGCCGAGCGCGCCGTCGAACTCGACCAGCGGTTCGCACAGGGCTGGTACAACCGCGGCTTCTTCCTCCTTGAGCGCGGCCTCGCCGAGGATGCCGTCTCCTGTTTCGACAACGCAATCCGCCTCGGCTACCGCAACGCCGACGTGCTTCAGGAAAAGGCCCGCGCGCTCGAAGAAATCGGCGAAGACGAGAAAGCGACCGAACTCGCCGAAGAGGCCGAAGAACTCCGGCAGGAGGCCGAACGCGAACTCGTCGACCAGCAATGA
- a CDS encoding DUF424 domain-containing protein: MTLLLCERSTPEGLLVSVCDADVLGETFDNGDVSLTVEPEFYDGETASHEEVTASLADAAVANLVGHEAVGLAVEHGFVAEANVLEFEETVHAQYLRL; the protein is encoded by the coding sequence ATGACGCTGCTTCTCTGCGAGCGGTCGACACCCGAGGGCCTGCTCGTCTCCGTCTGTGATGCCGATGTCCTCGGCGAGACGTTCGACAACGGCGATGTTTCACTGACTGTCGAGCCGGAGTTCTACGACGGCGAAACGGCAAGCCACGAGGAGGTAACCGCCAGCCTCGCTGACGCCGCCGTCGCCAATCTCGTCGGCCACGAGGCCGTCGGCCTCGCGGTCGAACACGGCTTCGTCGCCGAGGCCAACGTGCTTGAATTCGAGGAGACGGTCCACGCCCAGTACCTCCGTCTGTAG
- a CDS encoding mandelate racemase/muconate lactonizing enzyme family protein, with protein sequence MQITGVNQYHLEHRLEEPFHPTWIPGYPQSTHELELFEIETDAGITGYGASPSFAGGLDYETPLELFLTGEDPHNVDGILGKLETVNLVGPRPWHIEMALWDIIGKDAGKPVCELFGAEQRAIPAYASSGEIQPADERIDYVEQRIDEGFDAVKLRVTETDHIETVRAVRESFPDLTLMVDANKGWAVRVMEEPTEWSFSDALEFARELDAVGGVEWLEEPLHRHDYDGYARLRDAVDVNIAGGEFNNGIHHFREFVDRGSLDILQPDAALATGIRRAVDVARMGEANGLQFVPHTWTNAVGFAANLHVMTAVGSPWCEYPMEPPWTPDVWSFMLEDGFEHDDGVVRAPSKPGLGIEIPDKVLEDAG encoded by the coding sequence ATGCAGATAACGGGTGTCAACCAGTACCACCTCGAACACCGGCTGGAGGAACCGTTCCATCCGACGTGGATACCCGGCTACCCGCAGTCGACCCACGAACTCGAACTGTTCGAAATCGAAACCGACGCCGGAATCACCGGCTACGGCGCGTCGCCGTCCTTCGCCGGCGGCCTCGACTATGAGACCCCGCTGGAACTCTTTTTGACCGGTGAGGACCCGCATAACGTCGACGGTATTCTCGGCAAACTGGAGACGGTCAATCTCGTCGGGCCACGGCCGTGGCACATCGAGATGGCGCTGTGGGACATCATCGGCAAGGACGCCGGTAAGCCGGTCTGTGAGCTGTTCGGCGCCGAACAGCGAGCCATCCCGGCCTACGCTTCCTCCGGCGAAATCCAGCCCGCCGACGAGCGCATCGACTACGTCGAACAGCGTATCGATGAGGGGTTCGATGCCGTCAAGCTCCGCGTGACCGAAACGGACCACATCGAGACGGTGCGGGCGGTTCGTGAGTCGTTTCCCGACCTGACGCTGATGGTCGATGCGAACAAGGGCTGGGCCGTCCGGGTGATGGAGGAGCCGACGGAGTGGTCCTTCTCGGACGCCCTCGAATTCGCCCGCGAACTCGACGCTGTCGGCGGCGTCGAATGGCTGGAAGAACCGCTCCATCGCCACGACTACGACGGGTACGCACGCCTGCGCGATGCCGTCGATGTCAACATCGCTGGCGGCGAGTTCAACAACGGCATCCACCACTTCCGGGAGTTCGTCGACCGCGGGTCGCTGGATATCCTCCAACCTGATGCGGCATTGGCGACTGGCATCCGGCGGGCGGTCGATGTCGCGCGGATGGGCGAGGCCAACGGACTCCAGTTTGTCCCACATACGTGGACCAACGCCGTCGGGTTCGCGGCGAACCTCCACGTGATGACCGCTGTCGGCAGCCCGTGGTGTGAGTATCCGATGGAACCGCCGTGGACGCCCGATGTCTGGTCGTTCATGCTCGAAGACGGCTTCGAGCACGATGACGGCGTCGTTCGCGCTCCGTCGAAGCCGGGCCTCGGCATCGAAATCCCAGACAAGGTACTCGAAGACGCCGGCTGA
- a CDS encoding DUF2237 family protein produces MDETNVLGEPLEPCSTDPETGFERDGHCRCHPQDRGRHELCAMMTEEFLTFSADRGNDLMTPRPELEFPGLDPGDRWCLCVGRWVEALEAVRNQHIPETTVPPVILAATNESVLDTVPLETLQAHAYDEP; encoded by the coding sequence ATGGACGAAACGAACGTGCTCGGCGAGCCGCTCGAACCCTGCAGCACGGACCCTGAAACCGGCTTCGAACGGGACGGCCACTGCCGCTGCCATCCGCAGGACCGCGGCCGCCACGAACTGTGTGCGATGATGACCGAGGAGTTCCTTACGTTCAGCGCCGACCGGGGCAACGACCTGATGACGCCGCGTCCGGAACTGGAGTTTCCGGGCCTCGACCCCGGCGACCGCTGGTGTCTCTGTGTCGGCCGCTGGGTTGAGGCGCTGGAGGCGGTCCGGAACCAGCACATTCCGGAGACGACGGTGCCGCCGGTTATTCTGGCGGCGACAAACGAGTCGGTACTCGATACGGTGCCGCTGGAGACGCTGCAGGCCCACGCGTACGACGAGCCATAA